In Methanophagales archaeon, the genomic stretch CGATATGTCAGCAGGAGATGATTATGAGATTGCACGCAGGCTCAGACATGAGGGTGTTATACGGTATGACCCTATGCTTTCTGTCCGTTTCTCAATGAGACGAATGGAGAAGTATGGATTTATACGCGCGCTGTATATATGGGCGATGAACGTGATGGCGGCGAAGAGAGGAACGCATGCAAGGATAAACTATACAAGGCAGACCTATCGTTGAGATAGGATAAGATAAGAGATGAGGATGGATGAGGATAGTTCAGGCTTCATGCTATTACCCCCCGCATGTCGGTGGCGTGGAGAACCACGTTAAAGAGCTGGCAAATGCGCTGAGCGAAGCGGGAAACGAGCTGAAAATTCTAACTGCGGACATACCACCGATCAGAGATGACCTCAGTCTCAGTACGGGTACAAGTACAGGTACAAGTACAGGTACGAGTATGATCACAATTACGAGGTTCAGGGCAATAGAGCTCTTTCCCGGCTATGTACCCTTCATCTTTGGGCTATCACGAATAAGAGATATAGAAGCAGATGTATTCCACTCGCATTGTCCGCCTCCTTTCTTCTCACAGGCGTTCAAAAAAGAGAAGAAGCATCCTCATGTCATAACGTATCACTTCGATCTGGAAGTACCGGAGAGGGTTGGGAGTTTGAAGATACCTGCTGTGATGGCTAAATTCGTAGAGCAGGTTTACAACAGGCATTATGCGCTACAACTGCTTGATGCCTGTGATGCTATAATAGTTACAGGCAGGAGCTATGCCGAGACCTCACCAGTTCTCAGTAAATTCAGCAGTAAATGCGAGGTCATACCCAATGGGATAGATATAAGGAAGTTCGATGCCGTGATAGAGGAGGTAAAGGCGAGCATAAAGCGTAATAAGAATATCCTATTCGTTGGTAGGCTCGTCTATCCCAAGGGTATAGAGTATTTGATAAGAGCAATGCCGGGGGTATTGAAGGAGGTTCCGGAAGCGAAGCTGGTAATAGTAGGTAGAGGAGAGGATCGAGCGAGCTTGGAGAAGCTTGTGAGAAGTTACGAGCTGACGCAAAAAGTCGAGTTTCGTGGGTTTTTGAGTTTCAAAGAGCTCGTTAAGAGCTATTTAGAAGCTTCTGTATTTGTGCTTCCTTCTTTTACCAGGCTTGAGAATTTTGGGATCGTTCTGCTTGAGGCGATGGCGTGTAGAACGCCGGTGATAGCATCGGATATACCGGGCGTACGTGAGAATATAACAGGCGGCAATGGACTTCTGTTCACGCCGGGAGATGTGGATGGTCTGAGTGATTGCATTGTGAGAATAATCTCAGATGATAGGCGTGTGATGCGCATGGGTGAAGCGGGCAGGAAGCTCGTTGAGACG encodes the following:
- a CDS encoding glycosyltransferase family 4 protein; translated protein: MRIVQASCYYPPHVGGVENHVKELANALSEAGNELKILTADIPPIRDDLSLSTGTSTGTSTGTSMITITRFRAIELFPGYVPFIFGLSRIRDIEADVFHSHCPPPFFSQAFKKEKKHPHVITYHFDLEVPERVGSLKIPAVMAKFVEQVYNRHYALQLLDACDAIIVTGRSYAETSPVLSKFSSKCEVIPNGIDIRKFDAVIEEVKASIKRNKNILFVGRLVYPKGIEYLIRAMPGVLKEVPEAKLVIVGRGEDRASLEKLVRSYELTQKVEFRGFLSFKELVKSYLEASVFVLPSFTRLENFGIVLLEAMACRTPVIASDIPGVRENITGGNGLLFTPGDVDGLSDCIVRIISDDRRVMRMGEAGRKLVETKFDWRLIAQQVMRVYESLV